The following proteins are co-located in the Spea bombifrons isolate aSpeBom1 chromosome 3, aSpeBom1.2.pri, whole genome shotgun sequence genome:
- the SDHAF4 gene encoding succinate dehydrogenase assembly factor 4, mitochondrial, whose translation MGSLSIALRLLNGAAAAQSGKQRLLICTGVWNSIRRAGSTSPQNPNAAKQPLKKPKTPQGRLDEAEQSNMEKEPLQRFPGDVNPVTKEKGGPRGPEPTRYGDWERKGRCIDF comes from the exons ATGGGCAGCCTGAGCATTGCGCTGCGTCTTCTTAACGGAGCCGCGGCAGCGCAGTCTGGGAAACAGCGGCTGCTAA TATGTACTGGAGTCTGGAACTCAATTCGGAGAGCTGGCAGTACCTCACCGCAGAACCCCAACGCTGCAAAGCAGCCACTGAAGAAACCCAAAACACCGCAAGGGCGACTGGATGAAGCAGAGCAATCCAACATGGAAAAAGAACCTCTGCaaa GATTTCCAGGCGATGTTAATCCTGTTACTAAGGAGAAAGGAGGACCTAGAGGACCTGAGCCTACTCGCTACGGAGACtgggagagaaaggggcgctgCATCGATTTCTAG